AAAATtcattgattttattttttcagatatagtatttttaaattgtaatgtTAAAAGCACCATTTTCAttgcatttttaaatttcatttgttttttttacaacattTGTTGTTTGTTTAAGTACAAATAAGTTTTTGTTTAAAGATTAAGTTTCCAACACCatgtatgatattttctttgtcCTTTTGGCAAATGTTCAAATTCTTTTAGaactattactttttttttctgtccttcaaaaatttatatttatttcaattGGTATATTATTTAAGTCAACAGGtttgtaaaaacatatatttagatCGTTTGATAACTATGTATATCGATTTTCCCCTAAGTTGAACAACCAAAGTTCATATgttatatacatttaaattcTCATTTTTCGGTTATTAAATCTTATTATTTTAActaatgtattaaatatttaaattaaaaaaaataaaaaatattaaacaaaaataaatataactataattattaaatattaaatatatattccattaatattgaataatttttatttttagtaagGAATTTGATCGTCCGCGCGAATCGCGCGGATTTGTTtcctagtatatataaattcatttggtttgtaaacaaaaaatttccatctataaaaatttattaaatctaaaaacatGATCTTATGTGACAAATAAATCCACACTTTTAACTAAAGTATACAACATAAAATTGGCATGAAAAACATAACTATCgtctatatacatatatgtgtgaatttctattaatttagtaaaatttctaataatatagcAAATTTGTCAGAAATTTAGGAATATGAATTTATTCATAATATTCGTGGGATTCTTTTACAAGTGATGTAGGTTGGTTTATGATTATTTTACTTTATAATCAGAACAATTTTTGAAAacaagttttgaaaaaaattcaaaaaaataaaaataaaaattcaaattttgaaacttATTATTCGTACgtaagttaaaaataaattattttattatttagttaaataattatatatatatatatataaatatatataaagtaagaaTAGAATGTTTTTTGCCTTTTAATAAAACCTCTTTTATTCATTTTCTCCCACAGACTCTTTTCGTGAAAAacctattttaaaatcatttaagaGTCGTCCTATAAATACttatttaagtaaataaaaatatataaactttttaggttatacatttttaaatttgaattcaaGCTTGTTACAGACTTTAAGAGCTATACACAAAGAACAACACCAAGAACGGAAATATGAAATTGTCATTAGTTGATCAGTAAAGAGAGTAAGACCAGCAAGATCATTGCTATTATTTGAATGATGAGCCGAAGATTGTGGAAACGCtgcaataatatattttaaaactgaaagtaaatttttggtagatattttttaaataaacagatcatttattttgttctttaaGTACTTTTAAAGgcataaatatgttttatatagtattttgttagattttctacatcttctagaaaatatttattatatttttattaacaatCATATATGGCTAATTAATTCtcatacattaataataaatttatatttttgcaaCATTAACGTCCTTGTCATATACTTATTTCATTTGGTTTTTAAACCAAGTTTCTCCATctataaaaaatgattaaatcCAAAAACATGAACCTATGTGACAAATAAATCCACACTTGTAGCTAaagtataaaacataaaattgtcATGAAaaacataactatatatatacatatatgtgtgaatttatattaatttaataaaatttctagctataaaacaaaattttcggAAATTTAGGAATATGGTTTATTCATAATATTGTTGGAATTTTTTTACAATTGATGTAGGTTAGATTAtggttattttaatttataatcagaacgatcttttttcttttaaaatttttgaaaagatttttgaaaatgatgaatttgtgaacaaaataatatttttgtgattGATTCTGATTTTATAACATCTTTATAACCTCTTATAACAtaatttatacatttacaataatttataaaaacctttaaaaattatattttagtaataatTTCACAGAAGTTTTAAAATCCTCTTAAATAGTTTCATAAGTCCTAATTAATGgttttaatattcaaaataatttattatatattataaataatttcacAGAAGTTTTAAAATCctcttaaatattttcataaatccTAATTAATGGTTTTATAAttcaaaatgatttattatatattataaataatttataactttaaaaatgatttaataattttatacaagattttattaataattattaatgttttttaattataaataatttactaACCTGTTAATCTTCATAGATACTCTCATAAACTCCTATAAACtccttataaattgtttaataaatctttataaatttatttgtaatataaactattatatataaatataatctattatatatgttttatagaCCATTAGAaatgaattaatataaatgaattttttaatGTCTTATGATGCACTAATAgttattataatgttttatatatttatattataacttatataggaaaataaagctattttaaaaactaacttATAATAAGAACATAACGCTAGTAcattagttttattaattacCTTTCTGAAAATATACTTTATATAAGGtttgaataaattattattgaataaaaataaatgatgagCTATTATATAGAATTTCCATATTTGGTACCAATATATACTATAAATGATTATGTATAAGATTATATGGATTATTCGACAACTAATATTAATAGTTTATGAGATTGcctttattaaatttgattaaaataaatgaaagttaaaaatcatcaaccaatcaaattttaacttttttctcAACTTTCACTAATGATTGACACATAAGCGACATCGCTTAAGTgacttttaatttaatatatagaaaagtAGTATTTGATATACTCCCTCATGTAATCCCTTTTTTTTACATGACGTTTTGGAATTTTTTGTTTCGTTATCCTTGAcgttttgataaaaacaatgcAAAATATGTGACAAATGATCATATTCACcctaatttattatataagtgATTTACGACATGATAGTCAATTGATAAAGAAGGATATAAAAAGTATTATAATGGATGTGTTAATTTGTGTGAAACATCCTCAAAcgtcaaataaataaaaaaactgagGAAGTATTATTTAGCGTCCCCGATATATTTTAGactttagaccatgattaatccgGGGTTCTTAAAGTAGGGTTTTTAGCGGAAGttaaaaaactgtttcttaacttttaactaaaaaggcTAAGAACCAGTTCTTAAAATCCTTATTTAAGAACTGGttgttaagaaacagtttcttaacttccgttaAGAACCTCATCATAAGaaccccgggttaatcatgctcttagagcaTCTGCATCGCGGTCTCTGCGCATCTCAAAGGAGGGGGGGCACGATTTTGGAATAAACCGTATACAAAGTATGCACAATAAAAAACGTATGCTGTGTGTTTTTTGCACTGTTTATGGgttccactgacacgtggcggtccgcgattggtgcgcttttcattattattttttttaaatcagaaaaaaaaataaaaaaaaataagagatttTAGCGATGATGATGTTAGACCATCATTAACGCAGGTATTTAAGGGGTCTCTAAGGCTAATTatgcatttaaaataaatcaaaaacactaataaTCTCAAAAACCGTCTTTAATTTGGGGACGATGGAGACCGTCTTTTGGGGACACGTGTATGCGAgatgagaggagagaggaggagAGTGGTTCGGTTTGTTTGGTTTCTCTCAAAACCTCTCTCCAAAACGCTCCGTCTTCGTCTCCGAGAAGGGCGATCGTCTCTCTCTCCATGGTTCGTCGACGAAAGGTGATGCTCCCTCTCCGTGGCTCCGCGAGGAAACGGCGATACTCCCTCTCCGTGGTTCTTCTCTCTCCGTATCTCACTAAGACGATACGACAATTCTCTCTCTTCGTGGCTCATCGAGGAAACGAAGAaggtcctctctctctctctcggttgCTGTCGTCGGGGAAGGAAATCTCTGATTATCTCTGTCACCGTGGGTATCCTCGACGGCGAAGAaccgctctctctctctctctctctctctctctctctctctctctctctctctctctggatcAACTGGAATTGGAAGGTGAATCGTTTGTTCTGTTCTTCAGTCATGCATGTATTAGATTAGACTTATTCTTGTTCTAATTGCAAGATTTTTTTATGTCTGTAGGTTCGATTACGAATTCTCTCTCTGGTGGTTCTAAACGTATCGACGGCGAAGAaccgctctctctctctctctctctctctctctctctctctctctctctctctctctctctctctctctctctctctgtggtGGCTCTCGTTGACGGCGATATATGGCTCACCGTCGGTGGCTCTTCTCAACGGCGACGGTGCTCTTTGTCGATGGCTCTCCGCGATTCGCTCAGGTAAAGCTTCGGTTTCATGTTCTTCAATGATGGATGTCTCGGATTGTGCTTTAATTAGTTGTGATTTGTTGGTTGaaagttttataattttgataatgTTTATGTCCGTTGATGGTTGAAAGTTTATCAATGTTGATTAGTTGTGATGTCTCGTTATGTTTGTTGCAAATTTATCAATTTTGATCTCGGTTCTTTCtgataattaatttgttttttgttcatGTCTTTGTGTGGTGAGATGAAGGGATAAACAAGCGTTTGATATGTTCGGTGGAAAGAGAGCTCAGAAAGGTTCATCAATAAAAGGTTAGTGTTACTCTTGCATATGAATTAGTACGGATGTGGTTACGGTTCTGTGATGAATTGAAAGGAGTGTAATAAAGATGTATTTAAGATTATGGTTGTGTAATAAATAGAACCGATGGTTAGCTATAAATCCAAACGTGAAGTGCTTTGAATAAGTTAGATAACTGTCAAGTCTTTCTGATTATAGTTTTATGAAGATGAAAAACCTTTGTACTTTGTTTGTTGTTAGATATATGTCAACTCTTTAAAGCATTCAAGTCTGGTTCTAGTTTTTGAATGCAACTTCTcgttttagttatttataagtAGTGTGTTGCTCTTCAAACTCCATCATCTTAATGCGCTTGCTTgttctttctcctctttctcctctttctcctctttctcctctatctcctctttctcctctttctccactgtctcctctttctcctcttccATTGTCTTCGGAAATGGATTTCAATCCATTTCAAGACAATGCCTGCTTTGTTGATCTACTTAATAGTCAACAACATGTAGTCTTTGGCAGTCAAGAAGAACCAATCCATTGTGATGAGCCTCCGGCAGAGCGTAGGGAACAAAGGTCCTGGTCTCCAATAGAGTGCTTATCAGCTCGTGGTTGAACACGAGCAAGGATCCCGTAGTTGGGAATGAGCAGAAGTCAGAGGCGTTCTGGAAGAGAATTGCATCATACTACTCGGCGTCGCCTAAGCTCTCTGGTTGTGAAAAAAGGTCAGGAACTCAGTGCAAGCAACGTTGGCACAAGCTTAATGATTTGGTTTGTAAGTTTTGTGGGGCGTTTAAAGCAGCAACCAGAGAGAGAAGCAGTGGTATGAATGATACTGATGTGCTCAAATTGGCCGACGGAATCTTCTTCAACAACCATCAAAAGAAATTCACTTTAGAGCATGCGTGGAAGGAGCTTCGCGCAGATGAGAAGTGGTGTGAACTCTCCACAGCAAAAACAGTAAGCAGCTCCAAAAGGAGGAAGCTCGAGGGTGGTTCACATACTGGAAGCTCTCAAGTAAAGGGAAACAATGCTGGTGTTGACGATGACGTAACATGTCGTCCTGCGGGTGTGAAGGCTGCAAAAGCCCGTGGGAAGAAGCCGTTGGTTGAGGATAAAGAGATCTATGACTTCAAGACTATTTGGTAGATGAAGAAGGAGGATTTGGCAAGGAAGGAAAAGCTCACCAAGATGAAGCTACTTGAGAGTCTTGTTGCAAAACAAGGTCCACTACCTGATTATGAAGAAGATCTCAAGAAAAAGTTAATTAAAGAGTTGATGTAACTCATGTTCTTGTTGGTTGCTCTGTTTAAGTTTCATCTTATGTCGTCTTAGTTTAAGAATCATGTTCTCTGTTGCTGATTCTCTAAGTTTAAGGGTCATGTTCTCTTGTTGGTTGTTGATGTTATCTCGTTTTAGTTTAAGTTTCATGTTATGTAACTCATGTTCATGTTCTTGTTGGTTCCAATTAATGATATTTGTTTCATGTTATGATTCTTGGTCATGTTCTTCTTAATCTTATCTGTTGCTGATATTTGTTTCTGTCTTGTTCTTGATACTTACAGGAGCATTGTGGACTTGTCGTGTTCTGTCAAGACTTCCTATAGCATTACGAGAGAGGATGACAGACTTGTTGTGTCAAGACTTGTCGTGTTGTGTCAACTAGTTGATCACGGACTTGTTGTGTCAGATAGATTGATCACGGACTTGTACTCTTGTGTCTATCACGGACTTGTGTCTTTGTAACAAACACATTTTGCTTATGTCAACTTTGTAAActctttatatatattcatcTCTCGACTTGTGTCTTTGTACCAAACACATTTTGCTTCTATCGTCTCTTTTCTTTCATCAAGTTTCATATCCGTAATCTCaagtctattttttaaaaaattgtggtGATTACAAGTACCATCTCTCGACTTGTGAAACAAAATCTCAAGTCTCATAAACAAGTCGCAAGAATCTTTTTTCTCTCATAAACAAGTCGCAACAAAATCTCAATTCTCTCATAAacttgtaatcttttttttctctcaacaAAATCTTTGATCACAACTTCtcaaaatattttctctctttgatcctaagtttttaaaactctttaaTCACCATCTATGGCTTCCTCTTCTCAAAACAATCTAGACGAAGCATTTGATGATGCATTTGATGAGCTCTTTGATCAACACTTTGATCAAGCCGTTGTGAATTTTACCATTCGAGTTGATCCAGAAGAacgaaggaaaaaaagaaaaaaacgagcttatatcgaaagacATCGTGAGGAAGGGCATACtcgtttatggaatgattatttcaatGATACTCCAACGTATCCTAAAAATTTCTTCCGACGACGTTTTAGAATTAACAAACCATTGTTCATGAAAATTGTTCATCGACTCTCCACCGAAGTTGAATTCTTTCGACAAAACCAAGATGCTCTAGGAAGAAGTAGTCTCTCTCCACTTCAGAAGTGTACATCagccattcgtgtcttggcataTGGTAGTGCGGCTGATGCTGTTGACGAATACCTCAGACTCGGTGAAACGACAGCTCGGTCATGTGTGGAACATTTTGTGGaaggaataatatatttattcggcgatgagtatctaagaagaccaacactggctgatcttcaacgtctactttaTATTGGAGAATATCGTGGATTTCCAGGGATGATAGGaggcatcgattgtatgcattgggagtggaagaattgtcccaccgcttggaaagggtaatattctcgtggttcgagtaaaccaacaatcgttttagaggcggttgcttcatatgatctgtggatatggcatgcattttttggacctccaggtacgtTAAATGACATTAATGTTCTTGACCgttcacctgtttttgatgacataataaaccgtcaagctccgcaagtcacgtactctgtcaatggaagagagtatcgtatggcttactatctcaccgatggtatttacCCGAAATGGgtaacttttatccaatctatttcaCTACCACAAGACccgaaagcagttttatttgctcaacgtctagaagctgtccgaaaagatgtcgagcgtgctttcggAGTCTTACAAGCTCGTTTTGCAATTGTTAAAAGTCCTGCACTGTTTCGGGATAAAGCCAAGATaggaaagattatgagagcatgtatcatactccataatatgatcgtcgaagacgaacgagatggatacaatCTGTATAatgtttcagagttccaacaaggagaagatagcggaagttcacatgtcaatctcacgtattctacagatacCCCttcaaatatccaaaatatgaTGAGTGTTCGAACAACAATTCGTGATCGACAAAAGCATGAACGactgaaagctgatttggttgaacatttgTGGCAAAAATTTGGAGGCGATGAAAACAACAACTGAACTCGGATGtatgtttcaaattatttttgtttattttaataaactttgttttttatgttttacgtttttttctaaatctatgtttcaattttaatgttttactatgttttaagtttaataagaaaaattaacaaaaaaaatatatgtttaattaaaaaaaaattaagaaaccttAATTAAGAGACTTGCATTGGACCACGAAAATTGACGGATCTCTTCATCCGATCTCTTAGTGTACTTTTacaattaaaactattaaataaaaatttagataccCATTTTGAGTTTTTGGGTTAATGATTGTCTTAGGTCTTCCAAGACGAGTTCTCCTTCCACGAGTTCTACATGAGATGATCacaatatatacaataatacaatatatgtattttgtcgTTTCCCAATGAGACTATGTATGTATAGATAGGGAAAATGGTCAAACCTGTTTCACCTGACCCGCTTT
This genomic stretch from Brassica napus cultivar Da-Ae chromosome C9, Da-Ae, whole genome shotgun sequence harbors:
- the LOC125592483 gene encoding glutathione S-transferase T3-like gives rise to the protein MAHRRWLFSTATVLFVDGSPRFAQDPVVGNEQKSEAFWKRIASYYSASPKLSGCEKRSGTQCKQRWHKLNDLVCKFCGAFKAATRERSSGMNDTDVLKLADGIFFNNHQKKFTLEHAWKELRADEKWCELSTAKTVSSSKRRKLEGGSHTGSSQVKGNNAGVDDDVTCRPAGVKAAKARGKKPLVEDKEIYDFKTIW